A single window of Bacillota bacterium DNA harbors:
- a CDS encoding acetylxylan esterase, producing the protein MSYLEQVSKELFEYKPALTKREDFDEFWEATIKKAKSVPLNSKMELYDYPSKYIKVYSISYNGFDDTRIHGWYIVPQFTDMKKLPCLINFHGFTGNRGMPADFMMWVMQGIAVISVDCREQSGETGNSAVYTSGSMQNVISKGLLDKNEYYFRAVYMDCLKAIDFAETCDKVDKDRIIIHGGSQGGALGMAVCALDSRPWLAMVDVPSNSNIEKRVEGSYGSFSSVNDYLKKYPDRTDRVFETLSYFDTMNMADRIKCKVLASVALNDNTCPAKLYFASYNRITSRKEIKIYPFNGHEGAKAVHNEVKLRFLADNLK; encoded by the coding sequence ATGAGTTATTTGGAACAGGTATCAAAAGAGCTTTTTGAATATAAACCTGCTTTAACAAAGAGAGAAGATTTTGATGAGTTTTGGGAAGCTACTATCAAAAAAGCAAAATCAGTCCCGCTAAATTCTAAGATGGAACTGTATGATTATCCGAGCAAATATATTAAAGTGTACTCAATATCATATAATGGCTTTGATGACACAAGGATTCATGGCTGGTATATAGTGCCGCAGTTTACTGATATGAAAAAACTTCCGTGTCTCATTAATTTTCATGGTTTTACTGGGAACAGGGGTATGCCGGCTGATTTTATGATGTGGGTCATGCAGGGCATTGCCGTCATCTCGGTAGACTGCCGCGAGCAGAGCGGAGAAACCGGAAACTCAGCTGTTTACACAAGCGGTTCTATGCAGAACGTTATTTCAAAAGGCTTGCTTGATAAAAATGAATATTATTTCAGAGCCGTTTATATGGACTGTCTAAAAGCAATAGATTTTGCGGAGACCTGCGATAAGGTCGATAAAGATAGAATCATTATTCACGGCGGAAGTCAGGGTGGGGCACTTGGAATGGCGGTCTGCGCTCTCGACAGCAGACCATGGCTTGCAATGGTTGACGTGCCCAGCAACAGCAATATTGAAAAAAGAGTCGAGGGTTCCTATGGCTCCTTTTCAAGCGTCAATGATTATCTGAAGAAGTATCCGGACAGGACTGACAGGGTTTTTGAGACGCTGAGTTATTTTGACACAATGAATATGGCCGACAGGATAAAATGCAAAGTGCTTGCGTCGGTTGCTCTAAATGATAACACATGCCCAGCTAAACTTTATTTCGCGTCTTACAACCGCATAACAAGCAGAAAAGAGATAAAGATTTACCCATTCAACGGACACGAAGGCGCAAAGGCTGTGCATAATGAAGTAAAACTGAGGTTTCTTGCTGATAACTTGAAATAA
- a CDS encoding iron dependent repressor, metal binding and dimerization domain protein, with product MEEKEKFHTVRGYELLNQEKKSLTPAMEDYLEMIYRNSLKDGYVRINTLAELLNVAAPSVTNMVQKLSRIGLIDYKKYELIFLTDRGREIGSFLLQRHLAIEQFLRNIEAGDELLIETELIEHSIGDKTLSRIESFNKFFKNNPDIKKAYIDFLNDNKA from the coding sequence ATGGAAGAAAAAGAGAAATTTCACACCGTTCGCGGATATGAGCTGCTTAATCAAGAGAAAAAATCCCTTACGCCGGCTATGGAAGACTATCTTGAGATGATTTACAGAAACAGCCTTAAAGACGGCTATGTTCGCATAAACACACTTGCAGAATTATTGAACGTTGCCGCGCCCTCTGTCACTAATATGGTGCAGAAGTTGAGCCGTATTGGACTTATTGACTATAAAAAATACGAATTGATTTTTTTGACAGACAGGGGAAGGGAAATAGGCAGTTTTCTCTTGCAAAGACACTTAGCTATTGAACAGTTTTTGAGAAATATTGAAGCCGGCGATGAGCTTTTGATTGAGACAGAACTCATAGAACATTCTATTGGAGACAAAACGCTGAGTCGGATAGAAAGCTTTAATAAATTTTTTAAAAACAATCCTGATATAAAAAAAGCGTATATTGATTTTTTAAACGATAATAAAGCATAA